Within the Populus trichocarpa isolate Nisqually-1 chromosome 14, P.trichocarpa_v4.1, whole genome shotgun sequence genome, the region AGGTTTATTCTAACTCATGATGCAATTGATGGATAGTACAGTAAATGAACATACAAAGGTCCAACATATAGATAATCATTTGTGGAACACTCACAATATTAGCCATATTGAAAATTTCAAGAAGCACACCTCTTCAATACTCGTGCTGTGATCAGTTGAAAGCTGAACTGCCCTCATCTTCAATCTGCAAATAGAGATCTCTCTGTTCTTGTTGATCATATTAACCTGACTGTTATGATTATGCATTGGAGACTCCTCTGAGATTCTGTCCAGCTCCATACGTACTAGAAACTCTCGGGATCTATTCTTATACCTCATGTCATCCTTCGCCAAAGTTGGATTAGGATGACGATCATTGGGTCGTTCTTGTGCTAATATTGCACGGCTATCCCCAAGGTTCATGACATACACATCTTGATCCTTCATTAACATCACTAGAACACATGATCCCATCAAAGCAAGCTCTGCATTTCTATCAAGGTCCTTTTCCACCATTTCCATATATTGCTCTTCAGTGTGTTGAAGTCCCCGAGCCATTGCTCTCAAAACTGCATCGTGGTCAACAATTCCTGTTTTCCATCTCCTAATAGGTCCAGAGGGTTCCACCACTCTCTCATCAGCACAAGTCTCCTCTCTATGCCAATCATAACTCCAAGGAAAGAGTTTCTTACGCAAGGACTTCTGCTTCCGATACATTTTTCGGATCTTTGAGCtgataacaaactttcttgtaCCCTGCCTTTGAACAGAAACAGAAAGATCAGTTCCACCTCCCTGATTACCAGATTGAAGGCCAATCCCTCCATCTTCTCCAGATGTCGTGGGATCTTCACCTCGATGACTAAAACCTTCTCCTTTGCAGTTATCCAATGAGGAGGATCTCGACGGTTCTTTTCGCAAAGTTTGATCAAAATCCAAAGCATCTGAGCTTGGTTGACAATTCCATGATCTGCTTCTTTGGCTTTTAACCACTGAGAATGATGCAGAACCTGAACCGTCGCATGATTCCATCTGCAGCAGCTCGTAAAGCCGAACGCTTTTCCTTCCTTTGCCAGTCAAGTTGGCAGTTGGAATAGAGGCAGAAGCAGGGCCCAAGCTGCTAGGCTTTTCACAATTAGATGATTGCTGCTGACAGCCCCTAACATCAATTTCATCCACAATCTCACAATTAGAAGATTGGCCCCCAACATCTCCAGGACTACACAAGTTGTTTAAGCTGCAAGAGGTTGTTTGACTCGAGTTAGGCTGCTCTTGCTTGCTGCACTCTGAACCTGCCTCAGCAAGTCCACTCTTGGACAGTTTAGGTTTTATTGGATCATTGGAAGATTTATCTTCATAATCCCACAGCAGTCCTTCTAACTCCCTGTCAATAGCTCTATGAAGATGGCTCATCAGAAAATCTGGTGCATCTGGACCACTAAAGCCATCATATATCCCAATAAACAGCCATCCCTGCTCATCACAAAGTACGACATGAACCCTGTCTTCCCCAGCCTTGCCATGAGCCCATTGTAAGTTGCAAATGTCCACGTACTCGCTCTCTGATGGCCCTCCTTCAAGACAGTTCCTTGAGGCTTCTGGCCGAAACTTTGGCTCCCTAACCTGCCAAGCCAATTGGGTTACCGGGTGCAAAACAAACCTCTGCATCCAACCTGAACCCATCAAATGTCTTGATAATGTTCGTGATAGAGTGTTTTTCATAGGTCCACTCACACTCCTCACTAAACGCTGAAAGCGGGGTCTTCGACGACCACGTGCAAGTGGAGCAGAGAAGTTGGATTTGTCAGTGACATCAAGAGGACCTGACATTACCCCCTTCTCGATAGGTCCAGACATAAAACCACCACCCTTATCTAAAGGACCTGAAGCGAATCCTCTCTCAAGAGGACCGGACATAAAGCCATTCAAAGGTCCAGAGCCACGAGGCACTGGCTGCAGAGGAATTGCAGAAAAAGATGAGGTGCTCTCGAATGAAGCAGCTGGCTCTTGCATTTCACCAGCAAACAATGCACTCTGGTTACTCCTAGCAGTTGAAACATTGGCACTAACTGATGCTCCGGATATTGTTTTAAATGTAGTTTCAGGGAAAGTCTTGTTTTGTCTATGCAAACCCGAGGGATCATCTATGATATCATGTCTAAAAGAACCgcttaatgtttcagaatctaGAGTACTGGAATCAACTGTAAACCTCTCAGAGTTTGAGGGGGTAATGGCAGGGGAGTCAAAAATAGGTGGCCTAACATAG harbors:
- the LOC7486831 gene encoding protein phosphatase 2C 32, yielding MGNGTSRVVGCFAFNGKNGVDLEFLEPLDEGLGHSFCYVRPPIFDSPAITPSNSERFTVDSSTLDSETLSGSFRHDIIDDPSGLHRQNKTFPETTFKTISGASVSANVSTARSNQSALFAGEMQEPAASFESTSSFSAIPLQPVPRGSGPLNGFMSGPLERGFASGPLDKGGGFMSGPIEKGVMSGPLDVTDKSNFSAPLARGRRRPRFQRLVRSVSGPMKNTLSRTLSRHLMGSGWMQRFVLHPVTQLAWQVREPKFRPEASRNCLEGGPSESEYVDICNLQWAHGKAGEDRVHVVLCDEQGWLFIGIYDGFSGPDAPDFLMSHLHRAIDRELEGLLWDYEDKSSNDPIKPKLSKSGLAEAGSECSKQEQPNSSQTTSCSLNNLCSPGDVGGQSSNCEIVDEIDVRGCQQQSSNCEKPSSLGPASASIPTANLTGKGRKSVRLYELLQMESCDGSGSASFSVVKSQRSRSWNCQPSSDALDFDQTLRKEPSRSSSLDNCKGEGFSHRGEDPTTSGEDGGIGLQSGNQGGGTDLSVSVQRQGTRKFVISSKIRKMYRKQKSLRKKLFPWSYDWHREETCADERVVEPSGPIRRWKTGIVDHDAVLRAMARGLQHTEEQYMEMVEKDLDRNAELALMGSCVLVMLMKDQDVYVMNLGDSRAILAQERPNDRHPNPTLAKDDMRYKNRSREFLVRMELDRISEESPMHNHNSQVNMINKNREISICRLKMRAVQLSTDHSTSIEEEVLRIKAEHPDDNQAILNDRVKGQLKVTRAFGAGFLKKPSCNEALLEIFRIAYVGTNPYVSCIPSVVHHRLSSSDRFLVLSSDGLYQYFSNEEVVAHVTWFMENVPEGDPAQYLIAELLFRAAKKNGMDFHELLDIPHGDRRKYHDDVSVMVVSLEGGEIWRSSG